Proteins found in one Patescibacteria group bacterium genomic segment:
- a CDS encoding WxcM-like domain-containing protein gives MKIKYKIKKLKTHSDERGWLVELLKSNELEKPVKQIHIASIKPGHVRGNHYHSKRIEWFFLITGKVKLAFQDIKTKEKTSFQLSEKEPKVITFLPHISHAVKNIGKKTAYFVSAQSDIYNPKQPDAFRFEILK, from the coding sequence ATGAAAATAAAATATAAAATTAAAAAATTAAAAACCCATTCTGATGAAAGAGGTTGGCTGGTGGAATTATTGAAATCAAATGAACTTGAAAAACCGGTAAAACAGATTCATATTGCTTCAATTAAACCAGGACATGTAAGAGGAAATCACTACCACTCAAAACGAATCGAATGGTTTTTTCTTATTACGGGAAAAGTTAAGCTTGCTTTTCAGGATATAAAAACAAAAGAAAAGACTTCGTTTCAGCTTTCTGAAAAAGAACCAAAAGTGATAACTTTCCTTCCCCATATCTCTCATGCAGTGAAAAATATAGGGAAGAAAACAGCATATTTTGTAAGCGCTCAAAGCGATATTTATAATCCTAAACAGCCAGACGCTTTTCGTTTCGAAATTCTTAAATAA
- a CDS encoding GDP-mannose 4,6-dehydratase yields the protein MSKRILVTGGAGFVGHHFIDHLLKNTDWEIIVLDSLNYAGNLNRITDSEVFTPKRVKFVWHDLQASISDSIHKLIGKLDYCVHFAAESHVDKSLKNSIPFVMSNVLGTANLLEYFKHHQPKCKTLIFSTDEVFGSAPEGVYFKEEDTFKPSNPYSGSKAGEEMMAYSFAHSFKLPISIIRSMNIIGERQHVEKFIPKVIRAISNNQKVIFHGRGRNDMASRCWIHARNVSDGLLFLLDRAQPKEFYHIVGEEKTVLEIADWICELIKERKLKDEEIEFVEYPVERPGHDKRYALCGEKLAKMGWKPPRDLEESLKKTIKWTLEHPEWLNL from the coding sequence ATGTCAAAAAGAATTTTAGTTACAGGAGGAGCTGGATTTGTCGGTCATCACTTTATTGACCACCTTCTTAAAAATACTGATTGGGAGATAATTGTTTTGGATTCATTAAATTACGCAGGAAATTTAAACAGAATTACTGATAGCGAGGTTTTTACTCCCAAAAGAGTCAAATTTGTCTGGCACGACCTGCAAGCTTCGATTTCCGACAGTATTCATAAATTAATTGGAAAATTAGATTATTGCGTTCATTTTGCCGCAGAAAGTCATGTTGATAAAAGCTTAAAAAACAGCATTCCTTTTGTTATGTCTAATGTGCTGGGAACTGCTAATTTATTGGAGTATTTTAAGCATCATCAGCCCAAATGCAAGACCTTAATATTTTCTACTGACGAGGTGTTTGGTTCTGCCCCAGAAGGTGTTTATTTTAAAGAAGAGGATACCTTTAAACCATCCAATCCTTACAGTGGGAGCAAGGCTGGTGAAGAAATGATGGCTTATAGTTTTGCTCATTCTTTCAAACTTCCTATTTCAATTATAAGGTCAATGAATATTATTGGTGAAAGACAGCATGTGGAAAAATTTATTCCTAAGGTGATTAGAGCTATTTCAAACAATCAAAAAGTAATTTTTCATGGTAGAGGAAGAAATGATATGGCTTCCAGGTGTTGGATTCATGCCCGGAATGTTTCTGATGGTTTGTTATTTTTATTAGATAGGGCTCAGCCAAAAGAATTTTATCATATTGTTGGTGAAGAAAAGACTGTTTTAGAAATAGCTGACTGGATATGTGAATTAATTAAAGAACGAAAACTAAAAGACGAAGAGATAGAATTTGTTGAATATCCTGTTGAGAGGCCAGGACACGACAAAAGGTATGCTCTTTGCGGAGAGAAATTAGCAAAAATGGGCTGGAAACCACCCAGAGATTTAGAAGAATCATTAAAAAAGACTATTAAATGGACATTAGAGCATCCGGAATGGTTAAATTTATGA
- a CDS encoding class I SAM-dependent methyltransferase has translation MLNKFLLKIGLTSKITRGRMEGFIKKHQDYGLTLDLGCGYAVYQKYFPNCIGFDIQPGLKVDVVGDAHNLPFKNEEFDNILCTEVLEHLHSPEIAISEMERVLKRGGKLILTTRFIFPLHDVPNDYYRFTKYGLKHLFKEWKILELKEETDTIGSIAVLLQRIGYQCEILHFRPFKLFFFVLSKLILPFSFIITKEFGDISKKHPEQKIITSGYYLICQKK, from the coding sequence ATGTTAAATAAATTTCTTCTTAAAATTGGTTTAACCTCAAAGATTACTCGAGGAAGAATGGAAGGTTTTATAAAAAAACATCAAGATTATGGTTTGACTCTTGATCTTGGCTGTGGCTACGCTGTTTACCAGAAATATTTTCCAAATTGTATTGGTTTTGACATTCAACCCGGATTAAAAGTTGATGTTGTAGGCGATGCTCATAACTTGCCTTTTAAAAATGAAGAATTTGATAATATTCTGTGTACTGAAGTTTTAGAACACCTTCATTCACCAGAAATTGCAATTTCAGAAATGGAAAGAGTTTTAAAAAGAGGAGGGAAGTTAATTTTGACTACACGATTTATTTTTCCCCTCCACGATGTGCCCAATGACTATTATCGTTTTACAAAATATGGATTAAAACACTTGTTTAAAGAATGGAAAATCTTGGAATTAAAAGAAGAAACAGACACCATTGGAAGCATTGCTGTTTTGCTTCAGAGAATTGGATACCAGTGTGAAATTCTACACTTTAGACCTTTTAAATTATTTTTCTTTGTTTTATCAAAATTGATTTTACCTTTTTCATTTATAATCACTAAGGAATTCGGAGATATCTCAAAAAAGCATCCGGAACAAAAAATTATTACTAGTGGCTATTATTTAATTTGTCAGAAAAAATAA
- a CDS encoding class I SAM-dependent methyltransferase, which produces MTKWDKFFDEKIKEIAKGKTVFDIGGGSRFQKGLKAYKKYFSGCDYKTIDIDTETSPDIIADVHNLPIANNSADGVICKAVLEHVKNPIQVTEEIYRILKSGGKCFVYVPFLYPYHGNDYWRFTEEGIKHLFRKFSKIEICPVRGHLETIVNLLPYQGNFPVNIFISLSKFLDRVLEKFQSKKQVSGYHIFLIK; this is translated from the coding sequence ATGACTAAGTGGGACAAGTTTTTTGATGAAAAAATTAAAGAAATTGCCAAAGGAAAAACAGTTTTTGATATTGGGGGAGGAAGCAGATTTCAAAAAGGCTTAAAGGCATACAAAAAATACTTTAGCGGTTGTGATTATAAAACAATTGATATTGATACCGAGACCAGTCCTGATATTATAGCTGATGTACATAATCTTCCAATTGCTAATAATTCTGCTGATGGAGTAATTTGTAAAGCTGTTTTAGAGCATGTTAAAAACCCGATACAAGTAACAGAAGAGATTTATAGAATTTTAAAATCTGGTGGGAAATGTTTTGTTTATGTTCCTTTTCTTTATCCTTATCACGGAAATGATTATTGGCGATTTACTGAAGAGGGAATAAAACATTTATTTAGAAAATTTAGCAAAATTGAAATTTGTCCAGTAAGAGGCCATTTGGAAACCATAGTTAATCTTTTGCCTTATCAAGGCAACTTTCCCGTAAATATATTTATTTCTTTGTCAAAATTTTTAGATAGAGTTTTGGAAAAATTTCAAAGCAAAAAACAAGTTTCAGGTTATCACATTTTTTTAATTAAATAG